One window from the genome of Deinococcus cellulosilyticus NBRC 106333 = KACC 11606 encodes:
- a CDS encoding MarC family protein: MTDLLALATQTFLTMVVVMDPVGLAPVFISLAGSRPSFERRKIAIKAISVAAGIIFLFAFFGEALLHHLGISIHSFKIAGGILLFLIALDMVFARPSGAKETEEEEKEAQNRQDPSVFPLAIPLIAGPGTLASIMILSSKASGHALDILVVIGVTVVVLALCYLALRLSGQIAKVIGLTGVHVVTRVLGVLLGALAVQYVADGAWGIIQSNS; encoded by the coding sequence ATGACGGACCTGCTTGCCCTTGCCACCCAGACGTTTTTGACCATGGTTGTTGTGATGGACCCCGTGGGTCTTGCTCCGGTGTTCATCAGTCTGGCAGGGAGCAGGCCCTCTTTTGAGCGCAGGAAGATTGCCATCAAGGCCATTTCGGTGGCTGCAGGCATCATTTTTCTGTTTGCCTTTTTCGGAGAGGCCCTGCTTCACCACCTTGGGATCAGCATTCACTCGTTCAAGATTGCAGGGGGCATTCTGCTCTTCCTGATTGCCCTCGACATGGTGTTTGCCCGACCCAGTGGGGCCAAGGAAACCGAAGAGGAAGAAAAAGAAGCCCAGAACAGACAGGACCCCAGTGTGTTTCCTCTGGCGATTCCCCTGATTGCTGGACCAGGAACCCTGGCCAGCATCATGATTCTGTCCTCCAAAGCTTCAGGGCATGCGCTGGACATTCTGGTGGTCATTGGTGTGACCGTGGTTGTGCTGGCGCTCTGCTATCTGGCGCTCAGACTCTCCGGGCAGATTGCGAAAGTGATCGGGTTGACCGGGGTGCATGTGGTGACCCGTGTTCTGGGCGTTTTGCTTGGGGCTCTGGCCGTCCAATATGTGGCAGATGGAGCCTGGGGCATCATCCAGTCCAACTCATAA
- the coaBC gene encoding bifunctional phosphopantothenoylcysteine decarboxylase/phosphopantothenate--cysteine ligase CoaBC has protein sequence MQRVLVIVCASVAAMKAPFVLRRIREAGFETRVIATDSALNFVTPLALSSASGNTVFTQESWFSPQAGAQHLELAHWADAVVVVAASADFMARAALGFGDDLGTATLLSVRAPVLWAPAMNPGMWEHPATRAHRETLQSWGHRFIGPTFGKLGTKGEGEGMGRMLEPEEIAEHVKRVFAPKDMVGRKVLISAGPTREYLDPVRFISNPSSGKMGFAVAEEALSRGAEVVIVSGPVSISAPVGATVVPVESAMQMRDAMEAHFEWSDVVVMTAAVADYRAAEQKNEKQAKVSEHFTIELVPNPDILSGLGSKKGNRVLVGFAMETHAGVERAAGKARRKNADFICLNYPTREGTAFGGDDNQVTFVFPDGTFQDLPRMSKREVAEHLLDEALKRMQWAIQQPE, from the coding sequence ATGCAACGAGTGCTCGTGATTGTCTGCGCATCTGTGGCTGCCATGAAAGCTCCTTTTGTCCTCAGGCGCATCCGGGAAGCTGGATTTGAGACCCGCGTGATCGCCACCGACAGTGCCCTGAACTTCGTGACCCCTCTGGCCCTGAGCAGCGCATCCGGGAACACCGTTTTTACCCAGGAAAGCTGGTTCAGTCCACAGGCAGGGGCACAACACCTGGAACTTGCCCACTGGGCCGATGCTGTGGTGGTCGTGGCTGCCAGTGCAGACTTCATGGCCCGTGCTGCCCTGGGGTTTGGAGACGATCTGGGCACAGCCACCCTGCTTTCCGTGCGTGCACCTGTGCTGTGGGCCCCTGCCATGAATCCAGGCATGTGGGAGCATCCTGCAACCCGTGCTCACCGTGAGACCCTGCAAAGCTGGGGACACCGGTTCATTGGACCCACTTTCGGAAAACTGGGCACAAAAGGGGAAGGGGAGGGCATGGGCCGCATGCTGGAACCGGAGGAAATTGCCGAGCATGTGAAGCGGGTCTTTGCGCCAAAAGACATGGTGGGCAGAAAAGTCCTGATCAGTGCAGGCCCCACCCGCGAGTACCTGGACCCGGTGCGCTTCATCTCCAACCCTTCAAGCGGCAAGATGGGTTTTGCTGTAGCCGAAGAAGCCCTTTCCAGAGGCGCAGAGGTGGTGATTGTCTCCGGTCCGGTGTCCATTTCTGCTCCAGTCGGGGCCACAGTGGTTCCTGTGGAGTCGGCAATGCAGATGCGGGACGCCATGGAAGCCCACTTTGAGTGGTCCGATGTGGTGGTGATGACGGCTGCCGTTGCAGACTACCGTGCAGCAGAACAGAAGAACGAAAAGCAGGCCAAAGTCAGCGAGCACTTCACCATCGAACTGGTCCCCAACCCTGACATTCTTTCCGGTCTGGGATCAAAAAAGGGAAACCGGGTGCTGGTGGGTTTTGCCATGGAAACCCACGCAGGGGTGGAACGCGCAGCAGGGAAAGCCCGGCGCAAAAATGCCGATTTCATCTGTCTGAATTACCCCACGCGGGAAGGCACCGCTTTCGGGGGAGACGACAACCAGGTGACTTTTGTGTTCCCGGATGGTACATTTCAGGACCTGCCCCGCATGAGCAAACGGGAAGTGGCAGAGCACCTTCTCGATGAAGCTTTGAAGCGCATGCAGTGGGCCATACAGCAGCCTGAATAA
- a CDS encoding lysozyme inhibitor LprI family protein encodes MKHLMALIFFGTLSSALAASCDAPSTDAQWKSCLASELRASDGRINTEYQKLMGTLSKSQQTTLRSEQRQWLKTRDQACKLDSKESNREKWFQKILLDPYKTVCVVRFTDARIEELKAYNPRQDLIAEDYSASDYEFTSDQGHSKGKYYFEVEVNTPQIARKQEVSLYIGVTSESMQSGWTVNVRKYMTGASKNIVGIAFDLDNGKIYTMQDGIWRDEPGGNTGLDLKLGRKYHALVSSSVSLTALQNQKQVKINLGQEKFNYAIPKGYRAFSR; translated from the coding sequence ATGAAACACCTGATGGCTTTGATCTTTTTTGGCACCCTCAGCTCTGCTCTCGCAGCCTCCTGCGATGCCCCCTCCACGGATGCGCAGTGGAAAAGCTGTCTGGCCTCAGAACTTCGCGCCTCAGATGGCAGGATCAACACCGAATACCAGAAGCTGATGGGCACCCTCAGCAAAAGCCAGCAAACGACCTTGCGAAGTGAACAGAGACAGTGGCTGAAGACGAGAGATCAGGCCTGCAAACTGGACAGCAAAGAAAGCAACCGGGAAAAGTGGTTCCAGAAGATCCTGCTGGACCCATACAAGACCGTCTGTGTGGTGCGCTTCACCGATGCCCGCATTGAGGAACTGAAAGCCTACAACCCCAGACAGGACCTGATCGCAGAGGATTACAGCGCTTCAGATTATGAATTCACCAGCGATCAGGGACACAGCAAGGGCAAGTATTACTTTGAAGTCGAGGTCAACACCCCCCAGATCGCCAGAAAGCAGGAGGTCTCCCTGTACATCGGGGTCACCTCCGAATCCATGCAGTCTGGCTGGACCGTGAACGTCCGAAAATACATGACCGGGGCCAGCAAGAACATTGTCGGCATCGCTTTTGACCTGGACAATGGCAAGATCTACACCATGCAAGACGGAATCTGGAGGGATGAACCCGGAGGAAACACCGGACTCGACCTCAAACTGGGCCGCAAATATCATGCACTGGTTTCTTCCAGTGTGTCCCTCACTGCACTGCAAAACCAGAAGCAGGTGAAGATCAATCTCGGGCAGGAGAAATTCAATTACGCCATTCCAAAGGGGTACAGGGCTTTTTCAAGATGA
- the rpoZ gene encoding DNA-directed RNA polymerase subunit omega — protein MAEPNIDKMLALTNSKYSLSVVVAKRALQLKAGTPSALPVDQRAKIRNLVTVAMRELAGGKLQVGENLIDEEKLAQDLQRTKQALLQAQTVHALERD, from the coding sequence ATGGCGGAACCCAACATCGATAAAATGCTCGCCCTGACCAACAGCAAGTACAGCCTTTCTGTGGTGGTCGCAAAGCGCGCCCTGCAACTGAAAGCCGGTACCCCCAGCGCCCTTCCTGTGGACCAGCGCGCCAAGATCCGCAACCTGGTGACCGTGGCCATGCGCGAACTGGCCGGTGGCAAACTGCAGGTCGGTGAAAACCTCATCGACGAGGAAAAACTGGCCCAGGACCTGCAACGCACCAAACAGGCCCTCTTGCAGGCCCAGACCGTTCACGCGCTGGAACGGGACTAA
- a CDS encoding GntR family transcriptional regulator yields MHDPNFDQTRPIYLQLMEDIMSRAVRGELKPGDKIPSARDFAQEKLVNPNTVVRAYQELERIGFIQTRRGLGSFITEDYSRIQEAREDLASQAIERLLQELRKLGMDNEAIEHLVHKKLETSA; encoded by the coding sequence GTGCATGACCCCAACTTCGATCAAACGCGTCCCATCTACCTGCAGCTCATGGAAGACATCATGAGCAGGGCAGTGCGTGGCGAGCTCAAACCCGGAGACAAGATTCCCAGTGCCCGTGATTTTGCCCAGGAGAAGCTGGTGAACCCCAATACGGTGGTGCGTGCTTATCAGGAACTCGAACGCATCGGATTCATTCAGACCCGCAGAGGGCTGGGCAGCTTCATCACCGAAGACTACAGCCGCATTCAGGAGGCCAGAGAAGACCTCGCTTCACAGGCCATTGAGCGCCTCTTGCAGGAACTCAGGAAACTGGGCATGGACAACGAAGCCATTGAACACCTTGTTCACAAAAAACTGGAGACCAGCGCATGA
- a CDS encoding NUDIX domain-containing protein — translation MKTIKNNAVLVLYLPDRRHIIVQDRRGHKPPLWGYFGGGLEAGETPLQALLREIREELDVELTASQVEFWGRCEDDLPDLKYTIHVFAHLFAGDPATLTVLEGAGLEVVTPEEMLTRCDPGGPDDAITRLALSKLHP, via the coding sequence GTGAAGACCATCAAGAACAACGCAGTGCTGGTGCTTTACCTGCCAGACCGCAGGCACATCATCGTGCAAGACCGCAGAGGCCACAAGCCACCTCTGTGGGGATATTTCGGGGGAGGGCTGGAAGCGGGAGAAACCCCCCTTCAGGCCCTGCTGCGGGAAATTCGCGAGGAACTCGATGTGGAGCTCACAGCATCCCAGGTGGAGTTCTGGGGTCGGTGCGAGGATGACCTTCCTGACCTGAAGTACACCATCCATGTGTTTGCTCACCTCTTTGCCGGAGATCCTGCCACCCTCACTGTTCTGGAGGGTGCTGGACTGGAAGTGGTGACTCCAGAAGAGATGCTGACCCGCTGTGATCCGGGTGGTCCAGATGATGCCATCACCAGGCTTGCCCTCTCAAAACTGCATCCCTGA
- a CDS encoding ABC transporter ATP-binding protein, whose amino-acid sequence MILQTQNLTKRFFNTVALEDLTFTANPGEFIGLLGVNGSGKSTLIKMAEGLVKPSGGSIKVLGETPGANTRRMVAYLPEIDHLYMSWNARYAFDFMKSFFPMNEQRFKDVLEFLSVSETARLGTLSKGNRTRVRLALTLARDAKLYLLDEPLSGIDPLTREQILHTLIREFRADDADSTMILATHQIAEAESLFDRVLVLDGGRVLLEGTAEDIRNARGVSIDRAVKQDAMLAEARRRGGK is encoded by the coding sequence ATGATTTTACAGACGCAGAATCTGACCAAACGTTTTTTCAACACGGTGGCTTTAGAAGACCTGACTTTTACCGCCAACCCTGGAGAATTCATTGGCCTGCTCGGCGTAAACGGCAGCGGAAAAAGCACCCTGATCAAGATGGCAGAAGGTCTGGTGAAACCCAGTGGAGGTTCCATCAAAGTGCTCGGGGAAACCCCTGGTGCGAACACCCGCCGCATGGTGGCCTACCTTCCAGAAATCGACCACCTGTACATGAGCTGGAATGCCCGATACGCCTTCGATTTCATGAAAAGTTTTTTCCCCATGAACGAGCAGCGTTTCAAGGATGTCCTGGAGTTCCTCAGCGTCAGTGAAACCGCCCGTCTCGGGACCCTTTCCAAAGGAAACCGCACCCGGGTGCGTCTGGCCCTGACCCTCGCCAGAGACGCCAAACTGTACCTGCTGGATGAGCCTCTGAGCGGTATTGACCCCCTGACCCGCGAACAGATCCTGCACACCCTGATCCGCGAATTCCGTGCAGACGATGCCGACTCCACCATGATCCTCGCCACCCACCAGATTGCCGAGGCCGAAAGCCTGTTTGACCGGGTGCTGGTGCTCGATGGAGGCCGGGTGCTGCTGGAGGGCACTGCAGAGGACATTCGCAACGCCCGTGGGGTCAGCATTGACCGCGCAGTCAAACAGGACGCCATGCTCGCCGAAGCCCGTCGCCGTGGAGGAAAATGA
- the argR gene encoding arginine repressor, whose amino-acid sequence MALTKEQRQRRIQEIISREAISTQAELVKRLNDEGMNVTQATISRDINELRLVRLPIGKSKHRYALAHVANESDVMDELAKLFRSFVRDMDRGENIIVIKTAEGHANGVAYLIDKLTRDDIIGTLAGQDTIMLVARTVKDGENLLEELSALLVS is encoded by the coding sequence ATGGCACTCACCAAAGAACAACGTCAACGACGTATCCAGGAAATCATCTCTCGAGAAGCGATCTCCACCCAGGCCGAACTGGTCAAACGCCTCAACGACGAGGGCATGAACGTCACGCAAGCCACCATCTCCCGCGACATCAACGAACTCAGGCTGGTGCGCCTGCCCATCGGCAAAAGCAAGCACCGTTATGCCCTCGCCCACGTGGCCAACGAAAGCGACGTGATGGACGAACTCGCCAAACTCTTTCGCTCCTTCGTGCGCGACATGGACCGGGGCGAAAACATCATCGTCATCAAGACCGCAGAGGGACACGCCAACGGGGTGGCCTATCTGATCGACAAACTCACCCGCGATGACATCATCGGGACCCTTGCGGGACAGGACACCATCATGCTGGTGGCCCGCACCGTCAAAGATGGGGAAAACCTGCTGGAAGAACTGAGCGCACTGCTGGTGTCGTGA
- a CDS encoding HNH endonuclease translates to MNATQLVPLNLNKPRVLVLNASYEPMHIVSIKRAITLIMHEVAEVLEDSQDFIHSPSTIMPVPSVIRLRKFIRRPRVQVVPFSRRNVLRRDFFTCQYCGSTLELTIDHVMPRSRGGRHAWDNVVTACRECNQKKGNKTPLEAGMPLKHPPKAPKFNVLTMGQDHQAQEAWNKYLY, encoded by the coding sequence ATGAATGCGACTCAGCTGGTTCCACTGAACCTCAACAAACCCCGGGTGCTGGTGCTCAACGCCAGCTACGAGCCGATGCACATCGTCTCGATCAAACGGGCGATCACGCTGATCATGCATGAGGTCGCAGAGGTCCTGGAAGACAGCCAGGATTTCATTCATTCCCCGAGCACCATCATGCCCGTGCCGAGCGTGATCCGCCTCAGAAAATTCATCCGGCGTCCGAGAGTGCAGGTTGTTCCCTTCTCGCGGCGCAATGTACTGCGCCGCGATTTTTTTACCTGCCAGTACTGCGGTTCCACGCTGGAACTCACCATTGACCACGTGATGCCCCGCTCTCGCGGAGGCCGCCACGCCTGGGACAACGTGGTGACCGCCTGCCGGGAATGCAACCAGAAAAAAGGGAATAAAACCCCCCTGGAAGCGGGCATGCCCCTCAAGCACCCGCCCAAAGCGCCCAAGTTCAATGTCCTCACCATGGGGCAGGACCATCAGGCGCAGGAAGCCTGGAACAAGTACCTGTACTGA